A single region of the Triticum dicoccoides isolate Atlit2015 ecotype Zavitan chromosome 2B, WEW_v2.0, whole genome shotgun sequence genome encodes:
- the LOC119363762 gene encoding uncharacterized protein LOC119363762 translates to MGAVVTAVIAIAAVVLGWITIEMACKPCLETGRRAMDRALDPNYDPNYDPDDSPAANSTAPPTSEPLLADLSASAAAPAKAI, encoded by the coding sequence ATGGGGGCGGTGGTGACCGCGGTGATCGCGATCGCGGCGGTGGTGCTGGGCTGGATCACCATCGAGATGGCCTGCAAGCCCTGCCTCGAGACCGGCCGCCGCGCCATGGACCGTGCCCTCGACCCCAACTACGACCCCAACTACGACCCCGACGACTCCCCCGCAGCCAACTCCACCGCGCCACCCACTAGCGAGCCGCTACTCGCCGACctctccgcctccgccgcggcgcCAGCCAAGGCCATCTGA